The genomic region TTGGGCGCAAACGCGACCGCCGCCAATTTTAGGAATTAAGTTTTGACTGCAAATCCCCACCAAAGAAATCCCTAACTGGGCGCGAATTTGCGGTTTGACTTCTGCCGGGAATACGTCTAGCATCCGATCCACCGTACCGGAAGCCGAATTCGTGTGCAGGGTTCCCATGACCAAGTGACCCGTTTCTGCTGCCGATACCGCCAGGGAAATCGTCTCGAAGTCGCGCATTTCACCTACGAGGATGATATCCGGATCCTGTCGCAACGCGCCTTTGAGGGCATTGGCAAAGCTTTTCGTATCTTCTCCTTTTTGGCGTTGGTGGAACAAACTCTTAATATTGGGAAACACGTACTCGATCGGATCTTCTACGGTAAGAATATGTTCCGATCGCGTCCGGTTGACCAAATCGAGCAGGGCCGCCATCGTCGTCGTTTTCCCCGAACCCGTCTGTCCGGTGACCAACAACATCCCCCGGGGGCGTTCGGTCATTTCTCGCAACACCATCGGCACCCCGAGTTTGTCCGCATTGGGAATCGTGGAACCCAAGGCCCGCAAGCACGACGCCCAGCAGCCACGTTCTCGGTAGACATTCACCCGAAATCGGGCCAATCCTTTCACCCCATAGGCGCAGTCGAGGTCCCAATTCTGCTCCAAATGTTTGCGTTGTTGGTTGTTGAGCATTTGGAAAATCACTTGCTGGGCGTCTTCTGGCGCCAGCGCTTCGCCAAATTGGGGCTGCGGGGTTAGTTTTCCGTGAATGCGAAAGAAAA from Oxynema aestuarii AP17 harbors:
- a CDS encoding type IV pilus twitching motility protein PilT; this encodes MPGLIIEDIMESLVEQGGSDIHIQAGAPIFFRIHGKLTPQPQFGEALAPEDAQQVIFQMLNNQQRKHLEQNWDLDCAYGVKGLARFRVNVYRERGCWASCLRALGSTIPNADKLGVPMVLREMTERPRGMLLVTGQTGSGKTTTMAALLDLVNRTRSEHILTVEDPIEYVFPNIKSLFHQRQKGEDTKSFANALKGALRQDPDIILVGEMRDFETISLAVSAAETGHLVMGTLHTNSASGTVDRMLDVFPAEVKPQIRAQLGISLVGICSQNLIPKIGGGRVCAQEILVNTPAIGNLIKEGKTPMIYSSIQTGMKLGMQTMEMALAKLYKEGKVSWEAAMSKAVKADELERLIGSAPAAKAGRAG